In Nicotiana tabacum cultivar K326 chromosome 19, ASM71507v2, whole genome shotgun sequence, one DNA window encodes the following:
- the LOC107766724 gene encoding alanine--tRNA ligase, chloroplastic/mitochondrial isoform X1, translating into MSNLNFPYSLKTSSHGRDFLLLFPTSGFQSKPYLPFSRGYRYSSGLIVRTQTLVYASSLSHGRARIKGPRVVQFVAKAQPVAEELVEEKLRDPQTSGDSIRQRFLDFYAARGHKVLPSASLVPDDPTVLLTIAGMLQFKPIFLGKVPREVPSAATSQKCIRTNDIENVGRTSRHQTFFEMLGNFSFGDYFKKEAIKWAWELSTSEYGLLADKLWISVYQDDDETFALWHDEIGVPKERIIRLGEDDNFWTSGATGPCGPCSEIYYDFHPERGTSNVDLGDDTRFIEFYNLVFMQYNKKDDGSLEPLKQKNIDTGLGLERMARILQKVPNNYETDLIFPIIEKAAELANVSYALADDSTKTKLKIIGDHMRAVVYLISDGVNPSNIGRGYVVRRLIRRVVRTGRLLGVKGDGMGDLQGAFLPILAKKVIEISTNIDADVKTRASRILEELKREELRFVSTLERGEKLLDQMLADALLNAQGTAPCLSGKDAFVLYDTYGFPVEITNEVAEERGISIDMNSFDIEMEKQRQLSQAAHDTVKLGVENGANLAEDIPDTEFLGYNTLRSTSVVEGLLVNGSPVAQVSKGSEVEILLNRTPFYAESGGQIGDNGFLYMMEAENEQQAIVEIKDVQKSMGNIFVHKGTITEGMIEVGREVEAAVDANLRQRAKVHHTATHLLQSALKRVIGQETSQAGSLVAFDRLRFDFNFHRPLQDKELVEIEGLINQWIGDAAILETKVMSLTDAKRDGAIAMFGEKYGEQVRVVEVPGVSMELCGGTHVSNTAEIRGFKIISEQGIASGVRRIEAVAGDAFIEYVLTRDNYMKQLCSTLKVKAEEVTGRVEGLLEELRLTRNEVSAARAKAAIYKASTLSSRTSTIGTSKNTRLLVESMDDVDADSLKNAAEYLVDLLKDPAAVVLGSCPGDGKVSLVVALTPGVVDLGIKAGDIIKPLAKSCGGGGGGRPNFAQAGGRKPENLLGALEEAREQLTKLLEK; encoded by the exons ATGTCCAACCTCAACTTTCCTTATTCCTTAAAAACTAGCAGCCATGGCAGGGACTTTCTACTTCTATTTCCCACTTCAGGATTCCAGTCAAAACCTTATCTTCCCTTTTCAAGAG GTTATCGGTATTCTTCAGGTTTGATTGTTAGGACTCAAACCTTAGTTTATGCAAGTAGTCTATCCCATGGACGTGCTCGTATAAAGGGACCAAGAGTAGTACAGTTTGTCGCAAAAG CGCAACCTGTGGCTGAGGAACTTGTAGAGGAAAAATTAAGGGATCCCCAAACAAGCGGTGACTCTATACGTCAGCGCTTCCTTGACTTTTATGCTGCCCGAGGTCACAAGGTTCTTCCAAGTGCTTCTCTTGTCCCGGATGATCCGACAGTTCTACTGACAATTGCAGGAATGCTTCAGTTCAAGCCTATATTCCTTGGaaag GTGCCGAGGGAAGTGCCTAGTGCAGCTACTTCTCAGAAATGCATCCGGACAAATGATATTGAGAATGTGGGTCGAACATCCCGACATCAGACATTCTTTGAGATGCTTGGAAATTTTAGTTTTGGAGATTATTTTAAGAAGGAAGCCATTAAGTGGGCATGGGAGCTCTCCACCTCAGA ATATGGACTCTTAGCTGATAAATTATGGATTAGTGTTTACCAAGATGATGATGAAACTTTTGCACTATGGCATGATGAG ATAGGTGTTCCTAAAGAGCGAATAATAAGACTTGGAGAAGATGACAACTTCTGGACAAGTGGAGCTACTGGTCCGTGCGGTCCATGCTCTGAAATTTATTACGATTTTCATCCCGAGAGGGGCACTTCCAATGTT GATCTTGGAGATGATACAAGATTTATAGAGTTCTACAACCTTGTTTTTATGCAATACAATAAGAAGGATGATGGTTCACTTGAGCCTTTAAAGCAAAAGAATATAGATACCGGACTTGGTTTAGAGCGTATGGCCAGGATTCTGCAGAAG GTTCCCAACAATTACGAAACTGACTTAATATTTCCCATCATAGAGAAGGCTGCAGAATTGGCAAATGTCTCATATGCTCTTGCGGATGATTCTACAAAAACAAAGCTTAAG ATAATTGGAGATCATATGCGTGCAGTTGTTTATCTGATATCTGATGGTGTCAACCCATCAAATATTGGGAGGGGGTATGTGGTACGTCGCCTCATTAGAAGGGTTGTTCGAACAGGCAGGTTACTTGGTGTAAAGGGAGATGGGATGGGTGATCTCCAAGGAGCATTTTTGCCGATACTTGCTAAAAAGGTGATTGAAATAAGCACCAATATAGATGCTGATGTGAAGACCAGAGCATCCCGCATACTTGAGGAATTAAAAAGGGAGGAGCTTCGTTTTGTCTCGACTCTAGAAAGGGGAGAAAAACTTCTTGACCAGATGCTGGCAGATGCATTATTAAATGCTCAGGGAACTGCACCCTGTCTGTCGGGGAAGGATGCATTCGTATTGTATGACACCTATGGATTTCCAGTGGAGATAACAAACGAAGTTGCTGAAGAACGTGGAATCAGTATAGATATGAACAGCTTTGACATAGAAATGGAGAAGCAAAGACAGCTATCTCAGGCTGCACATGATACTGTTAAACTAGGAGTTGAAAATGGTGCAAACCTTGCTGAAGATATTCCTGATACTGAGTTTCTTGGCTACAATACTCTCCGTTCCACATCAGTGGTTGAGGGTTTGTTGGTAAATGGCAGTCCTGTAGCACAAGTCTCCAAAGGAAGTGAAGTGGAAATTTTGCTGAACAGGACTCCATTTTATGCTGAGTCAGGAGGCCAAATTGGGGATAACGGTTTTCTATATATGATGGAGGCTGAAAATGAACAGCAAGCCATTGTAGAGATAAAAGACGTCCAAAAATCTATGGGTAATATATTCGTCCACAAAGGGACAATTACAGAAGGTATGATAGAAGTCGGCCGAGAAGTAGAAGCTGCTGTTGATGCAAACTTGAGGCAACGGGCTAAG GTTCACCATACAGCTACTCATTTACTTCAGTCAGCACTCAAAAGAGTAATTGGTCAGGAAACATCTCAAGCAGGATCATTGGTTGCTTTTGATCGTCTTAGATTTGACTTTAACTTCCATCGGCCTCTTCAAGACAAGGAACTTGTTGAAATTGAAGGTTTGATCAACCAATGGATTGGTGATGCTGCGATTCTGGAAACGAAAGTCATGTCTCTGACTGATGCAAAAAGAGATGGGGCAATTGCAATGTTTGGAGAAAAATATGGAGAGCAG GTACGTGTAGTCGAGGTTCCTGGCGTATCAATGGAATTATGTGGTGGCACCCATGTAAGCAATACTGCTGAGATACGTGGATTCAAAATCATATCTGAACAGGGCATTGCATCAGGAGTTAGGCGAATTGAAGCTGTAGCTGGAGATGCTTTCATTGAGTATGTCCTTACGAGAGATAACTACATGAAGCAGCTATGCTCCACTCTCAAA GTAAAAGCTGAAGAAGTAACTGGCAGGGTAGAAGGACTTTTGGAAGAACTACGATTGACAAGAAATGAAGTTTCAGCTGCTCGGGCAAAAGCAGCAATCTATAAGGCATCAACACTTTCTAGCAGAACATCTACCATTGGAACTTCAAAAAATACTAG GCTCCTAGTTGAGTCCATGGATGATGTCGATGCTGATTCACTCAAGAATGCGGCAGAATATCTGGTGGATTTGTTGAAGGATCCGGCAGCTGTGGTACTAGGATCATGCCCAGGAGATGGAAAAGTTAGTCTTGTCGTTGCTTTAACCCCTGGAGTTGTTGATCTTGGAATTAAAGCTGGTGACATTATAAAGCCTCTAGCTAAATCATGTGGTGGTGGAGGGGGTGGTCGACCTAATTTTGCTCAGGCAGGTGGGAGGAAACCAGAGAACTTGTTAGGTGCCCTTGAAGAAGCTCGAGAACAGCTTACAAAGCTGCTTGAAAAATGA
- the LOC107766724 gene encoding alanine--tRNA ligase, chloroplastic/mitochondrial isoform X3, translating into MILRMWVEHPDIRHSLRCLEILVLEIILRRKPLSGHGSSPPQIFACRYGLLADKLWISVYQDDDETFALWHDEIGVPKERIIRLGEDDNFWTSGATGPCGPCSEIYYDFHPERGTSNVDLGDDTRFIEFYNLVFMQYNKKDDGSLEPLKQKNIDTGLGLERMARILQKVPNNYETDLIFPIIEKAAELANVSYALADDSTKTKLKIIGDHMRAVVYLISDGVNPSNIGRGYVVRRLIRRVVRTGRLLGVKGDGMGDLQGAFLPILAKKVIEISTNIDADVKTRASRILEELKREELRFVSTLERGEKLLDQMLADALLNAQGTAPCLSGKDAFVLYDTYGFPVEITNEVAEERGISIDMNSFDIEMEKQRQLSQAAHDTVKLGVENGANLAEDIPDTEFLGYNTLRSTSVVEGLLVNGSPVAQVSKGSEVEILLNRTPFYAESGGQIGDNGFLYMMEAENEQQAIVEIKDVQKSMGNIFVHKGTITEGMIEVGREVEAAVDANLRQRAKVHHTATHLLQSALKRVIGQETSQAGSLVAFDRLRFDFNFHRPLQDKELVEIEGLINQWIGDAAILETKVMSLTDAKRDGAIAMFGEKYGEQVRVVEVPGVSMELCGGTHVSNTAEIRGFKIISEQGIASGVRRIEAVAGDAFIEYVLTRDNYMKQLCSTLKVKAEEVTGRVEGLLEELRLTRNEVSAARAKAAIYKASTLSSRTSTIGTSKNTRLLVESMDDVDADSLKNAAEYLVDLLKDPAAVVLGSCPGDGKVSLVVALTPGVVDLGIKAGDIIKPLAKSCGGGGGGRPNFAQAGGRKPENLLGALEEAREQLTKLLEK; encoded by the exons ATGATATTGAGAATGTGGGTCGAACATCCCGACATCAGACATTCTTTGAGATGCTTGGAAATTTTAGTTTTGGAGATTATTTTAAGAAGGAAGCCATTAAGTGGGCATGGGAGCTCTCCACCTCAGA TCTTTGCTTGCAGATATGGACTCTTAGCTGATAAATTATGGATTAGTGTTTACCAAGATGATGATGAAACTTTTGCACTATGGCATGATGAG ATAGGTGTTCCTAAAGAGCGAATAATAAGACTTGGAGAAGATGACAACTTCTGGACAAGTGGAGCTACTGGTCCGTGCGGTCCATGCTCTGAAATTTATTACGATTTTCATCCCGAGAGGGGCACTTCCAATGTT GATCTTGGAGATGATACAAGATTTATAGAGTTCTACAACCTTGTTTTTATGCAATACAATAAGAAGGATGATGGTTCACTTGAGCCTTTAAAGCAAAAGAATATAGATACCGGACTTGGTTTAGAGCGTATGGCCAGGATTCTGCAGAAG GTTCCCAACAATTACGAAACTGACTTAATATTTCCCATCATAGAGAAGGCTGCAGAATTGGCAAATGTCTCATATGCTCTTGCGGATGATTCTACAAAAACAAAGCTTAAG ATAATTGGAGATCATATGCGTGCAGTTGTTTATCTGATATCTGATGGTGTCAACCCATCAAATATTGGGAGGGGGTATGTGGTACGTCGCCTCATTAGAAGGGTTGTTCGAACAGGCAGGTTACTTGGTGTAAAGGGAGATGGGATGGGTGATCTCCAAGGAGCATTTTTGCCGATACTTGCTAAAAAGGTGATTGAAATAAGCACCAATATAGATGCTGATGTGAAGACCAGAGCATCCCGCATACTTGAGGAATTAAAAAGGGAGGAGCTTCGTTTTGTCTCGACTCTAGAAAGGGGAGAAAAACTTCTTGACCAGATGCTGGCAGATGCATTATTAAATGCTCAGGGAACTGCACCCTGTCTGTCGGGGAAGGATGCATTCGTATTGTATGACACCTATGGATTTCCAGTGGAGATAACAAACGAAGTTGCTGAAGAACGTGGAATCAGTATAGATATGAACAGCTTTGACATAGAAATGGAGAAGCAAAGACAGCTATCTCAGGCTGCACATGATACTGTTAAACTAGGAGTTGAAAATGGTGCAAACCTTGCTGAAGATATTCCTGATACTGAGTTTCTTGGCTACAATACTCTCCGTTCCACATCAGTGGTTGAGGGTTTGTTGGTAAATGGCAGTCCTGTAGCACAAGTCTCCAAAGGAAGTGAAGTGGAAATTTTGCTGAACAGGACTCCATTTTATGCTGAGTCAGGAGGCCAAATTGGGGATAACGGTTTTCTATATATGATGGAGGCTGAAAATGAACAGCAAGCCATTGTAGAGATAAAAGACGTCCAAAAATCTATGGGTAATATATTCGTCCACAAAGGGACAATTACAGAAGGTATGATAGAAGTCGGCCGAGAAGTAGAAGCTGCTGTTGATGCAAACTTGAGGCAACGGGCTAAG GTTCACCATACAGCTACTCATTTACTTCAGTCAGCACTCAAAAGAGTAATTGGTCAGGAAACATCTCAAGCAGGATCATTGGTTGCTTTTGATCGTCTTAGATTTGACTTTAACTTCCATCGGCCTCTTCAAGACAAGGAACTTGTTGAAATTGAAGGTTTGATCAACCAATGGATTGGTGATGCTGCGATTCTGGAAACGAAAGTCATGTCTCTGACTGATGCAAAAAGAGATGGGGCAATTGCAATGTTTGGAGAAAAATATGGAGAGCAG GTACGTGTAGTCGAGGTTCCTGGCGTATCAATGGAATTATGTGGTGGCACCCATGTAAGCAATACTGCTGAGATACGTGGATTCAAAATCATATCTGAACAGGGCATTGCATCAGGAGTTAGGCGAATTGAAGCTGTAGCTGGAGATGCTTTCATTGAGTATGTCCTTACGAGAGATAACTACATGAAGCAGCTATGCTCCACTCTCAAA GTAAAAGCTGAAGAAGTAACTGGCAGGGTAGAAGGACTTTTGGAAGAACTACGATTGACAAGAAATGAAGTTTCAGCTGCTCGGGCAAAAGCAGCAATCTATAAGGCATCAACACTTTCTAGCAGAACATCTACCATTGGAACTTCAAAAAATACTAG GCTCCTAGTTGAGTCCATGGATGATGTCGATGCTGATTCACTCAAGAATGCGGCAGAATATCTGGTGGATTTGTTGAAGGATCCGGCAGCTGTGGTACTAGGATCATGCCCAGGAGATGGAAAAGTTAGTCTTGTCGTTGCTTTAACCCCTGGAGTTGTTGATCTTGGAATTAAAGCTGGTGACATTATAAAGCCTCTAGCTAAATCATGTGGTGGTGGAGGGGGTGGTCGACCTAATTTTGCTCAGGCAGGTGGGAGGAAACCAGAGAACTTGTTAGGTGCCCTTGAAGAAGCTCGAGAACAGCTTACAAAGCTGCTTGAAAAATGA
- the LOC107766724 gene encoding alanine--tRNA ligase, chloroplastic/mitochondrial isoform X2 yields the protein MLQFKPIFLGKVPREVPSAATSQKCIRTNDIENVGRTSRHQTFFEMLGNFSFGDYFKKEAIKWAWELSTSEYGLLADKLWISVYQDDDETFALWHDEIGVPKERIIRLGEDDNFWTSGATGPCGPCSEIYYDFHPERGTSNVDLGDDTRFIEFYNLVFMQYNKKDDGSLEPLKQKNIDTGLGLERMARILQKVPNNYETDLIFPIIEKAAELANVSYALADDSTKTKLKIIGDHMRAVVYLISDGVNPSNIGRGYVVRRLIRRVVRTGRLLGVKGDGMGDLQGAFLPILAKKVIEISTNIDADVKTRASRILEELKREELRFVSTLERGEKLLDQMLADALLNAQGTAPCLSGKDAFVLYDTYGFPVEITNEVAEERGISIDMNSFDIEMEKQRQLSQAAHDTVKLGVENGANLAEDIPDTEFLGYNTLRSTSVVEGLLVNGSPVAQVSKGSEVEILLNRTPFYAESGGQIGDNGFLYMMEAENEQQAIVEIKDVQKSMGNIFVHKGTITEGMIEVGREVEAAVDANLRQRAKVHHTATHLLQSALKRVIGQETSQAGSLVAFDRLRFDFNFHRPLQDKELVEIEGLINQWIGDAAILETKVMSLTDAKRDGAIAMFGEKYGEQVRVVEVPGVSMELCGGTHVSNTAEIRGFKIISEQGIASGVRRIEAVAGDAFIEYVLTRDNYMKQLCSTLKVKAEEVTGRVEGLLEELRLTRNEVSAARAKAAIYKASTLSSRTSTIGTSKNTRLLVESMDDVDADSLKNAAEYLVDLLKDPAAVVLGSCPGDGKVSLVVALTPGVVDLGIKAGDIIKPLAKSCGGGGGGRPNFAQAGGRKPENLLGALEEAREQLTKLLEK from the exons ATGCTTCAGTTCAAGCCTATATTCCTTGGaaag GTGCCGAGGGAAGTGCCTAGTGCAGCTACTTCTCAGAAATGCATCCGGACAAATGATATTGAGAATGTGGGTCGAACATCCCGACATCAGACATTCTTTGAGATGCTTGGAAATTTTAGTTTTGGAGATTATTTTAAGAAGGAAGCCATTAAGTGGGCATGGGAGCTCTCCACCTCAGA ATATGGACTCTTAGCTGATAAATTATGGATTAGTGTTTACCAAGATGATGATGAAACTTTTGCACTATGGCATGATGAG ATAGGTGTTCCTAAAGAGCGAATAATAAGACTTGGAGAAGATGACAACTTCTGGACAAGTGGAGCTACTGGTCCGTGCGGTCCATGCTCTGAAATTTATTACGATTTTCATCCCGAGAGGGGCACTTCCAATGTT GATCTTGGAGATGATACAAGATTTATAGAGTTCTACAACCTTGTTTTTATGCAATACAATAAGAAGGATGATGGTTCACTTGAGCCTTTAAAGCAAAAGAATATAGATACCGGACTTGGTTTAGAGCGTATGGCCAGGATTCTGCAGAAG GTTCCCAACAATTACGAAACTGACTTAATATTTCCCATCATAGAGAAGGCTGCAGAATTGGCAAATGTCTCATATGCTCTTGCGGATGATTCTACAAAAACAAAGCTTAAG ATAATTGGAGATCATATGCGTGCAGTTGTTTATCTGATATCTGATGGTGTCAACCCATCAAATATTGGGAGGGGGTATGTGGTACGTCGCCTCATTAGAAGGGTTGTTCGAACAGGCAGGTTACTTGGTGTAAAGGGAGATGGGATGGGTGATCTCCAAGGAGCATTTTTGCCGATACTTGCTAAAAAGGTGATTGAAATAAGCACCAATATAGATGCTGATGTGAAGACCAGAGCATCCCGCATACTTGAGGAATTAAAAAGGGAGGAGCTTCGTTTTGTCTCGACTCTAGAAAGGGGAGAAAAACTTCTTGACCAGATGCTGGCAGATGCATTATTAAATGCTCAGGGAACTGCACCCTGTCTGTCGGGGAAGGATGCATTCGTATTGTATGACACCTATGGATTTCCAGTGGAGATAACAAACGAAGTTGCTGAAGAACGTGGAATCAGTATAGATATGAACAGCTTTGACATAGAAATGGAGAAGCAAAGACAGCTATCTCAGGCTGCACATGATACTGTTAAACTAGGAGTTGAAAATGGTGCAAACCTTGCTGAAGATATTCCTGATACTGAGTTTCTTGGCTACAATACTCTCCGTTCCACATCAGTGGTTGAGGGTTTGTTGGTAAATGGCAGTCCTGTAGCACAAGTCTCCAAAGGAAGTGAAGTGGAAATTTTGCTGAACAGGACTCCATTTTATGCTGAGTCAGGAGGCCAAATTGGGGATAACGGTTTTCTATATATGATGGAGGCTGAAAATGAACAGCAAGCCATTGTAGAGATAAAAGACGTCCAAAAATCTATGGGTAATATATTCGTCCACAAAGGGACAATTACAGAAGGTATGATAGAAGTCGGCCGAGAAGTAGAAGCTGCTGTTGATGCAAACTTGAGGCAACGGGCTAAG GTTCACCATACAGCTACTCATTTACTTCAGTCAGCACTCAAAAGAGTAATTGGTCAGGAAACATCTCAAGCAGGATCATTGGTTGCTTTTGATCGTCTTAGATTTGACTTTAACTTCCATCGGCCTCTTCAAGACAAGGAACTTGTTGAAATTGAAGGTTTGATCAACCAATGGATTGGTGATGCTGCGATTCTGGAAACGAAAGTCATGTCTCTGACTGATGCAAAAAGAGATGGGGCAATTGCAATGTTTGGAGAAAAATATGGAGAGCAG GTACGTGTAGTCGAGGTTCCTGGCGTATCAATGGAATTATGTGGTGGCACCCATGTAAGCAATACTGCTGAGATACGTGGATTCAAAATCATATCTGAACAGGGCATTGCATCAGGAGTTAGGCGAATTGAAGCTGTAGCTGGAGATGCTTTCATTGAGTATGTCCTTACGAGAGATAACTACATGAAGCAGCTATGCTCCACTCTCAAA GTAAAAGCTGAAGAAGTAACTGGCAGGGTAGAAGGACTTTTGGAAGAACTACGATTGACAAGAAATGAAGTTTCAGCTGCTCGGGCAAAAGCAGCAATCTATAAGGCATCAACACTTTCTAGCAGAACATCTACCATTGGAACTTCAAAAAATACTAG GCTCCTAGTTGAGTCCATGGATGATGTCGATGCTGATTCACTCAAGAATGCGGCAGAATATCTGGTGGATTTGTTGAAGGATCCGGCAGCTGTGGTACTAGGATCATGCCCAGGAGATGGAAAAGTTAGTCTTGTCGTTGCTTTAACCCCTGGAGTTGTTGATCTTGGAATTAAAGCTGGTGACATTATAAAGCCTCTAGCTAAATCATGTGGTGGTGGAGGGGGTGGTCGACCTAATTTTGCTCAGGCAGGTGGGAGGAAACCAGAGAACTTGTTAGGTGCCCTTGAAGAAGCTCGAGAACAGCTTACAAAGCTGCTTGAAAAATGA